Part of the Aquicella lusitana genome is shown below.
TTAAATATTGGAAAGACAACCGTTACAAGATACTTAGAACGGGCGAAAGCAGCAGGAATTAATTGGCCTTTGCCGCAATCGATGACAGAAGAAGATTTATACAATCGTCTTTTTCCATCTGCTGTAAAGGTCTCAAGACAGAAGGCATTTCCTGATTGGGAACGGGTCTATAAAGAGCTACGCAAAAAGGGCGTGACCTTACAACTACTCTGGCGAGAATATCGCGATGTTCAGCCGGAGGGCCTGGGTTATTCCCAATTTTGTACCCACTATCGAGCTTATCTCAAGGCGACATCACCCATCATGCGGCAAGTACACAAAGGTGGTGAAAAAACATTTGTAGACTATGCGGGCATGACAGTACCTTGGATTGATCCAGGGACAGGCGAAATTCATGAAGCACAAATTTTTGTAGGCTGTTTAGGCGCATCACAATTTACTTTTGCTGAAGCAACTGCCACGCAGCAAATACCTGATTGGATTCAATCACACGTCAGAATGTGGGAATATTTTGGCGGGGTCAGTGAAATCGTTGTACCAGACAATTTAAAAGCGGGTGTAAAAAAATCTCACCGCTATGATCCCGACATCAATGCAAACTATCAGCATGTGGGCGAGCATTATGGTTTTGCCATTGTTCCTGCGCGTGTTTATGAAGCAAAAGACAAAGCAAAAGTTGAAAATGCGGTTGGTATAGTTGAAAGACAAATTCTTGCGCCAATGCGGCATATCACTTTTACGAGTATTGCTGAAATTAACGCAGCCATCAAACCTCGTCTTGCTGTCCTTAACAATCAATCCTTTCAAAAAATGAAAACATCAAGACGGGCATTATTTGAAGAAATAGATAAATCAGCGCTAAAGCCACTGCCACCCGAAAAATACCAATACGCCGAATGGCAACACGCAAAAGTTCATATCGATTATCATTTTGTATTTGACGATCATTATTACAGCGTGCCGTATAAATATATTCATCATGAAGTTGAGATCCGTGCTACAGCTAACACGGTGGAGTGTTTTTATGAGAGAAAACGTATTGCTTCACATCCACGCAGTTATCATCGGTATAAACACAGCACCATCAAGGAACACATGCCGCCTGCACATCGTGCACATGCGGAATGGTCGCCAGACCGCATGAAGCGATGGGCAAATAAAATTGGCCCGCATACGATGAAGTTTATTGATCGCTTAATCGCCTCGCGCGCGTTTCCAGAACAAGCTTATCGCGCTTGCCTTGGTGTGCTTCGCCTAGGCTCAAGATATGGCGAAAACCGTCTTGAAAAAGCCTGCGCTATCGCCAATGAATCTGGTGCAACACGTTACAGCCAAGTCGAAGCAATATTAAAAAACAAACTTGATACTGTTCCCAATTCTCATTCGACGAATACGCCTGTTATTTCGTCGCATGGAAATATCCGTGGTTCTGACTATTACAAATAAAACTGGAGATAAAAAGATGTTAACTCAACCAACGTTAGAAAAACTAAGAGCGCTAAAATTATCTGGAATGGCAGAAGCTTTTTGTGAACAATTACAAAAACCCATGCCTGATCTGGATTTTGAAGCTCGCTTAGGGTTGTTGATCGATCGTGAATGGTATTTGAGAGAAAACCGCCGCTTAAACAGACGGCTTGCACAAGCAAAACTTAAAGCTCAGGCTTGCATCGAGGACATTGATTTTAAACATACCCGCAATTTAAACAAAACTGTCGTACAAGAACTTGCCCGAGGGCAATGGATTCAACAACACTTGAACTTACTGATTACTGGGCCAACGGGTTGCGGCAAAACTTATATTGCCTGCGCGCTTGCACATAAGACTTGCTTGATTGGCATGTCTGCGCGTTATTATCGACTCCCACGTCTTTGGCATGAATTAAAAATCGCAAAAGCAAATGGTAGCTATGCTAATTGGCTCGCACAACTAGCAAAAATTGATGTTCTTATCTTAGATGATTGGGGATTAGCAACTCCTGACGATGACCAACGCCGCGATCTGTTAGAAATACTTGATGATCGCTACCAACGAAAATCAACTATCATCACCAGTCAGTTACCAATCACACATTGGCATGAACATTTGAATGATGCCACTCTTGCAGACGCTATCCTTGATAGATTAATTCACAACTCAATCAGATTGGAATTAGATGGCGATTCACTTAGAAAAAAACAAAAATCTTTACAGACCGATGAAGTTTAACAGATAATGCCGTCGTGACTGGTAAAGTTGTCCCAATAAACCGGAATCATTGTCCCCTTACGGACTGGAATTAATGGTCCTTTCGATCGGAATACACACTGTCCAACAGTGCTTGGCATTGATGAGCATTTCTTTAGTAAAAAACAGGGTTATGCCACCACGTTTTGTAATCTCAGAAAACATAAAATATTCGACATCGTTAAAGGTCGATCGGCAAAAGATTTGGCAAGCTATTTAGATCGACTACCCGGAAAAGATCGCGTAAAAGTCGTCTGTATTGACTTAAGTAGCACATATCGAAGTATCGTGCATCAGTATTTCCCTAATGCCAAAATCGTTGCTGATCGCTTCCATGTGATTCGACTCATGCACCATATGTGTATGCAGACTTATCAGGAAATTGATCCCAAAATGAAAAATAAACGAGGGTTATTAGCAGCACTCAGAACTAACCCAGACAATCTCACTTCAGACAGATTGAAAAAGCGTGATCAGTATTTAAATGAGCATCCTGCAACTGCTGCCATATACCATTTTAAACGGCGCTTGCATCGATTGTTAATGAAAAAAACAGTGTTCAAAAGTCGTTGCCAGCGGCTAATTCCAGTATTTTTAAAAATGGTTACAGCATTGAAACAGAGTCCATTTAAACGATTAGTAACGCTTGGCAAAACACTTTATCAATGGCGTGAGGAGGTGGTACGTATGTGGCGATTCACAAAGAACAATGGAATAACGGAAGGCTTCCATCGGAAGATGAAATTAATACAGCGACGAGCATATGGGTTTCGGAACTTTGAAAACTATCGGTTACGTGTTAGGGTGCTGTGTTCGTAAATGGTGTGCCCCCTGAAATGGGAAAGACCCGAAAGACCCGAGAGTTGGTTAACCATTTTGGATATGAATTATTCATCGCGCCCGGAGGGATTCGAACCCCCGACCACCTGGTTCGAAGCCAGATACTCTATCCAGCTGAGCTACGGGCGCATCGGCGTGATTGCTAAGTGGGGTTTTAGCCCGAAATAAAATCACGTGTAGTGGTTTTGCTATTTCTGGTTTTTAGCACGCGCCCGGAGAGATTCGAACTCCCGACCACCTGGTTCGTAGCCAGATACTCTATCCAACTGAGCTACGGGCGCGTTCTAGAAACCAGCATTTTGCCTATCGAGTGTACTGTCGGTTTCTTCTTAACAGTACCACTTAACGGAGAGGGAGGGATTCGAACCCTCGATGGAGCTTTTGGCCCCATACTCCCTTAGCAGGGGAGCGCCTTCAGCCTCTCGGCCACCTCTCCAAAATTGACCCCGCGTTTGCTAAGGCGGGATTATCTCAGTTTTAAAACTGAGGGTCTTACTCTTTATTGTTTTCCGTTTTATCCGCTTTTGGCTCTCGCTTCTTTCTTTCTTTTGGGGCGGCAGGAGCGGCTGCTGCTGGAGCTTCTTCTTGTTTCGGCGTGGTATTTTTTTCTTGCTGTATGCGCTGATAGATTTCTTCACGATGTACGGATACATCTTTGGGCGCATTAATACCTATACGCACTTGGTTACCTTTAATACCAAGTACAGTCACAATCACATCATCGCCAATGACGATGGTTTCACCCACACGCCTTGTTAAAATGAGCATTATCCATCTCCTTTAAAAAACTGCCTTGTCCATTAGAAAAACCACTACCCCGTTAATTCCATGAGGTACAAATTTTATTAAGTATATATGGGTAATATCAATTAAGTTGATATTTTGCATCACCCTTCACAGCTCTGCTATCTATATTGACCGTTACAGTGACGGCTACCGAATATACTGGGTATATTTTATCAGGATTTACGTGAGAGCGTGGATCTCGGCGTAATTTTCTGTTCTTACCCATTAGCGCTGCTTTCAAGGTGTGCAATAGTAAACAATAAAATGGCATTCTGCAAATAGGATTTTCATTTTTTTATTCTATATATAGTTGTTGCGTCTCCATCGGGATCTTGTCCAGCTCGAATGCCTGGTGAACCGCCCGTACGCCTTGCTCCAGGTGCGCTTCATCCACTACCACCGATATTTTGATTTCCGAAGTCGTAATCATCTGGATATTAACGCCTGCATCTCCCAAGGACTGGAACATGGTGCTGGCAACGCCGGTATGCGAGCGCATCCCGATGCCCACCAGTGACAGTTTAGCAACTTTAGGGTTGGTTTTAACGGACACAGCACCCAATTCTTTAGCCAATTCTTCTATAATCTTTAAGGCCTTAGGATATTCGCGCCGGTGTACAGTGAAAGTAAAATCGACCGTATTCTGTGCGGTCATGTTTTGTGCAATCATGTCAATTTCAATATGGGCTTGGCTGACTTTCGCCAGAATACGGCCTTCCGTGCCCAACTGGCGGGGTATGCCAGAAAGCGAAATCACGGCTTCTTCACGGCTAAATGCAATGCCCGAGACAGGGAGTTTATGCATAATTTTATCCTCGAAGGTCACCAGCGTACCTTGGCCATCAGAAAAAGTGGATAGCACGCGTATTGGCATATTGTGTTTGCTTGCCAATTCAACCGAGCGCATCTGCAACACTTTAGCACCGAGACTGGCCATTTCAAGCATTTCTTCAAAGCTAATTTGCGGCAACAAACGGGCTTCCGGAATAAGATGCGGATCGGTGGTATAAACCCCGTCTACATCGGTATAAATCTGGCATTCATGCGCTTTGATGGCTGCAGCAATAGCGACGGCAGTGGTATCAGAGCCGCCACGGCCGAGCGTCGTAATATCGCCGTATTCATTAACACCCTGAAATCCAGCAATGATGACAATGCGGCCTTGTTTAAGCTCACGTTCGATAATATCCGTGTTGACTTTCTGGATCCGGGCCTTGGTATGGATTGTGTCAGTATGGATGCCAATTTGCGATCCGGTAAAAGAGCGGGCAGGACACTGCTTGGCGTTTAACGCCATGCTGAGGAGCGCCATGGAGACCTGTTCGCCGGTTGAAATCAACACATCGAACTCGCGAGGATCGGGGTAATGCGTTAAGGCATTGGCAAGCTGAATCAGGCGGTCTGTCTCGCCATACATGGCAGAGACAACCACCACAACATCATGCCCTTGTTGCTTGGTCTGCAAAATTTTTTGAGCCACATGGTGGATACGGTCCAGATTGCCGACCGAACTGCCGCCATATTTTTGTACGATGAGCGCCATACTGTAATGTTATCCTTTTTCCTGCACCCAAGTGTAAATAGATTGTAATGCTTTTTCCAAGGCTTCTGGTTTATTTCCACCTGCTTCCGCAAGATCGGCACGACCACCGCCTTTTCCGCCCACTTGGATAGCTACGCTATTAACGATCTCCTTGGCATTGAGCCTGTCTACCAAATCGGCTGTGACACCGCCTACAATACCAACTTTATTTTCCTTGACGGTTGCAAGCACAATGACAGCGCTACCCAGCGTCTGCTTGAGATGATCCATGGCATGACGTAAGGCTTTGCCATCCAGCCCTTCAACTTTAGCTGCTAATACCTTGATATTACCAATCATTTTTGCTTGGCTTGCCAGGTCTTGGCTGACCACGCCAGCCAGTTTATCCTTAAGTTGCTGGATATCTTTCTCCATCTGAAGAATGCGCTCTTCTTTTTGAGACAGCTTTTGCTTGAACTCATCTTCACGCTTTTCAATAAAGCGCAGCGCTGCATCACCCGTCACAGCCTCGATGCGACGTACGCCAGCGGCAACGCCCGTCTCGGCCGTAATTTTGAAGATGCCAATGTCACCCGTGTGATCGGCATGTGTCCCGCC
Proteins encoded:
- the istA gene encoding IS21 family transposase, whose amino-acid sequence is MRKISEVLRQYHELKCSHRVIARSLNIGKTTVTRYLERAKAAGINWPLPQSMTEEDLYNRLFPSAVKVSRQKAFPDWERVYKELRKKGVTLQLLWREYRDVQPEGLGYSQFCTHYRAYLKATSPIMRQVHKGGEKTFVDYAGMTVPWIDPGTGEIHEAQIFVGCLGASQFTFAEATATQQIPDWIQSHVRMWEYFGGVSEIVVPDNLKAGVKKSHRYDPDINANYQHVGEHYGFAIVPARVYEAKDKAKVENAVGIVERQILAPMRHITFTSIAEINAAIKPRLAVLNNQSFQKMKTSRRALFEEIDKSALKPLPPEKYQYAEWQHAKVHIDYHFVFDDHYYSVPYKYIHHEVEIRATANTVECFYERKRIASHPRSYHRYKHSTIKEHMPPAHRAHAEWSPDRMKRWANKIGPHTMKFIDRLIASRAFPEQAYRACLGVLRLGSRYGENRLEKACAIANESGATRYSQVEAILKNKLDTVPNSHSTNTPVISSHGNIRGSDYYK
- the istB gene encoding IS21-like element helper ATPase IstB — protein: MLTQPTLEKLRALKLSGMAEAFCEQLQKPMPDLDFEARLGLLIDREWYLRENRRLNRRLAQAKLKAQACIEDIDFKHTRNLNKTVVQELARGQWIQQHLNLLITGPTGCGKTYIACALAHKTCLIGMSARYYRLPRLWHELKIAKANGSYANWLAQLAKIDVLILDDWGLATPDDDQRRDLLEILDDRYQRKSTIITSQLPITHWHEHLNDATLADAILDRLIHNSIRLELDGDSLRKKQKSLQTDEV
- a CDS encoding ISL3 family transposase; amino-acid sequence: MIVPLRTGINGPFDRNTHCPTVLGIDEHFFSKKQGYATTFCNLRKHKIFDIVKGRSAKDLASYLDRLPGKDRVKVVCIDLSSTYRSIVHQYFPNAKIVADRFHVIRLMHHMCMQTYQEIDPKMKNKRGLLAALRTNPDNLTSDRLKKRDQYLNEHPATAAIYHFKRRLHRLLMKKTVFKSRCQRLIPVFLKMVTALKQSPFKRLVTLGKTLYQWREEVVRMWRFTKNNGITEGFHRKMKLIQRRAYGFRNFENYRLRVRVLCS
- a CDS encoding aspartate kinase; protein product: MALIVQKYGGSSVGNLDRIHHVAQKILQTKQQGHDVVVVVSAMYGETDRLIQLANALTHYPDPREFDVLISTGEQVSMALLSMALNAKQCPARSFTGSQIGIHTDTIHTKARIQKVNTDIIERELKQGRIVIIAGFQGVNEYGDITTLGRGGSDTTAVAIAAAIKAHECQIYTDVDGVYTTDPHLIPEARLLPQISFEEMLEMASLGAKVLQMRSVELASKHNMPIRVLSTFSDGQGTLVTFEDKIMHKLPVSGIAFSREEAVISLSGIPRQLGTEGRILAKVSQAHIEIDMIAQNMTAQNTVDFTFTVHRREYPKALKIIEELAKELGAVSVKTNPKVAKLSLVGIGMRSHTGVASTMFQSLGDAGVNIQMITTSEIKISVVVDEAHLEQGVRAVHQAFELDKIPMETQQLYIE